The following proteins are encoded in a genomic region of Micropterus dolomieu isolate WLL.071019.BEF.003 ecotype Adirondacks linkage group LG04, ASM2129224v1, whole genome shotgun sequence:
- the tekt4 gene encoding tektin-4, which produces MSSGVLASRPHYDSRAVAQGVLEEEPPVEVPQPSAGSATAGYRSAKYTPAEWFSNYHTILRQADTDHHEARSIQRVSKNLYQHTQAATLKTQSDATRLLGERLQEIHYWKSELQRHIDQLLADTESLRALKTRLEKALDATETPYAIATDNLNCRTRRLGPDLIKDTVEVELLKEVDLIRSVQALLKRTAAQVVSQIKMNSEAKQTLESDWSDKYQAYNFDDHSGRYSNMSPDTQLHPSSASMQDQVCNCPSWIKFTQDNLSKALQEEQTTNNLRMLVERLLQDTTEDLRFQCSIVDQAFSQRCVELTEAKTQLEMKLAQILEQIASQERNIVALQQAIHYKEAPLRVAQSRLYLRSLRPNMELCRDGPQLSLEGEVRQINATLASLHQRLSEARGSLSHLEESRVTIEKDINCKTHSLFIDRDKCMTHRKRYPAISTLSGY; this is translated from the exons atgagctCTGGGGTTTTAGCGTCAAGGCCACACTATGACAGCAGAGCTGTGGCTCAGGGTGTCCTGGAGGAAGAGCCTCCTGTGGAGGTCCCGCAGCCGTCCGCAGGCTCAGCCACAGCGGGGTACCGCTCCGCTAAATACACCCCGGCTGAGTGGTTCTCCAACTACCACACCATCCTTCGACAGGCCGATACGGACCACCACGAAGCCCGTAGTATCCAGCGAGTGTCCAAGAATCTGTACCAGCACACCCAGGCGGCCACTTTGAAGACCCAGTCCGACGCAACACGTCTTCTGGGAGAGAGGCTGCAAGAGATCCACTACTGGAAGTCTGAGCTGCAGCGGCACATCGACCAGCTGCTGGCCGACACGGAGTCACTGCGGGCGCTGAAGACGCGGCTGGAGAAGGCGCTGGACGCCACCGAGACTCCGTACGCCATTGCCACCGACAATCTCAACTGCAGGACCAGAAGACTGGGACCGGACCTGATTAAAGACACTGTGGAGGTGGAACTGTTAAAG GAAGTGGACTTGATCAGGAGCGTCCAGGCTCTTCTGAAGAGAACTGCAGCTCAGGTTGTCAGTCAGATCAA gatgAACAGCGAAGCCAAGCAGACGTTAGAGTCAGACTGGTCTGATAAGTACCAGGCCTACAACTTTGATGACCACAGTGGAAGATACAGTAACATGAGCCCAGATACACAGCTCCACCCCAGCTCGGCCAGCATGCAGGACCa GGTGTGTAACTGCCCATCGTGGATAAAGTTTACACAGGACAACCTGTCCAAGGCCTTGCAGGAAGAGCAGACCACCAACAATCTCAG aatgCTGGTGGAGAGACTGCTGCAGGACACCACTGAGGATCTGAGATTCCAGTGCTCCATTGTGGACCAAGCCTTCAGTCAGCGCTGTGTGGAGCTGACAGAGGCCAAGACCCAGCTGGAGATGAAGCTGGCACAG ATCTTGGAGCAGATTGCATCCCAGGAGAGGAACATTGTGGCTCTACAGCAGGCCATCCACTACAAAGAGGCTCCCCTTAGAGTAGCTCAGTCCAGGCTTTACCTCCGCTCGCTCAGACCCAACATGGAGCTCTGCAGAGATGGACCCCAACTCAG TTTGGAAGGGGAGGTGAGGCAGATCAATGCCACTCTGGCGTCTCTGCACCAGCGGCTGAGTGAAGCCAGAGGCTCCCTGTCCCACCTGGAGGAGTCCCGCGTTACCATTGAAAAGGACATAAACTGTAAAACCCACTCGCTGTTCATTGACAGAGACAAGTGCATGACTCACCGTAAACGATACCCTGCGATCTCCACGCTGTCAGGATACTGA
- the LOC123970338 gene encoding lysyl oxidase homolog 4-like isoform X2 — MLGLSSLSTLLLLLLSPPPLPAQEVLVRLAGAGRRGANEGRVEVFYNGAWGTVCDDEVDLNLANVVCRQLGFQRGFTWAHSAKFGEGQGLIWLDNVRCKGTELSIAECRSNGWGINDCTHAEDLGVICSPERRPGSPPVALEEAPSSSRRQPSQPRQRNPPPQSVSPSASSHISSSSARGHEIALHRNPTSSRRSSISPQENGHEIQILRRNRGPQVSSALPQGHQLPSHLANGASYRQRQETARASPQAVRRETDGQVDRQPQPQQWSDRHQQLSGNHVEPEPVYPDTGLETYTQGSVHLEEARLRPVLSSNHGGLVTEGVLEVKHAGKWRHVCNHGWDLSSSRVVCGMLGFPAAEVFDQNAYRKLWDSKLADPSSRLRTQISKKAYWVEKVQCQGVEASLSQCQAQPSLARSDIPCRGGMHAVVRCVPGSQFARYGRAPAPPAVPAVVRLKAGPRVGEGRVEVLKEGKWGTVCDHLWGITAASVVCRELGFGTAKEALTRAELGQGTGLIHMNSVQCTGREKSITECTYRQVPLYTCKHSQDVAVRCNVPSTGLQTTVRLAGGREPAEGRVEVLMEVGGVKRWGSVCSENWGINEAMVVCRQLGLGFASRAHQETWYWPGSSGAGEVVLSGTHCVGTEMSIQQCRRNTNVYCPRGGEGRAAGVTCVETAPDLVVDAQLVQETAYLEDRPLHLLTCANEENCLSSSAARMNWPYGHRRLLRFSSRIMNVGRADFRPRASRESWTWHQCHRHYHSIEVFTHYDLLTINGTKVAEGHKASFCLEDTYCPDGIHKRYACYNMGEQGISVGCWDTYRHDIDCQWIDITDIRPGEYIFQVEVNPSLDMAESDFQNNIMRCRCKYDGARVYMFGCHAGDAYSAEVEDLFDHQRQISNNFL, encoded by the exons ATGCTGGGCCTTAGCTCCCTGTCCACActcctcctgcttctcctcTCCCCCCCGCCGCTGCCTGCCCAGGAGGTGCTTGTGCGTCTAGCAGGCGCAGGCCGGCGCGGTGCAAACGAGGGACGTGTGGAGGTGTTCTACAATGGCGCATGGGGCACAGTGTGTGATGACGAGGTGGATCTTAACCTGGCCAATGTGGTGTGTCGACAGCTTGGCTTCCAACGCGGCTTTACCTGGGCGCACAGTGCCAAGTTTGGCGAGGGACAAG GTTTGATCTGGTTGGACAATGTGCGCTGCAAGGGCACAGAGCTCTCTATTGCAGAATGTCGCTCCAATGGTTGGGGAATCAATGACTGCACCCATGCTGAGGACCTGGGGGTCATTTGCAGCCCAGAAAGGAGACCTGGCTCCCCCCCTGTCGCCTTGGAGGAGGCCCCTTCATCCTCCAGGCGCCAACCAAGCCAGCCAAGACAGAGAAACCCACCACCACAGTCTGTGTCCCCTTCAGCTTCGTCCCacatctcctcttcttctgcaagAGGCCATGAGATCGCCCTCCATCGCAACCCAACTTCTTCCCGACGCAGCAGCATCTCGCCGCAGGAAAATGGCCACGAGATCCAGATCTTGCGACGGAATCGAGGCCCGCAGGTTAGCTCAGCTCTGCCACAAGGGCATCAGCTGCCTTCACATCTGGCAAACGGAGCATcctacagacagagacaggagacAGCAAGGGCCAGTCCACAAGCAGTGAGacgagagacagacggacaggtagacaggcagcCCCAACCCCAGCAATGGAGTGACAGGCATCAGCAGCTCAGCGGAAACCATGTCGAACCAGAGCCTGTGTATCCAGACACGGGACTGGAGACTTACACACAG GGATCTGTTCATCTAGAGGAGGCTCGTCTAAGGCCTGTGCTGTCCAGCAACCATGGCGGTCTGGTGACAGAAGGAGTGCTGGAAGTGAAGCATGCTGGGAAGTGGCGTCATGTGTGTAACCATGGCTGGGACCTCAGCAGCAGCCGTGTCGTATGTGGCATGTTAGGATTCCCTGCTGCAGAAGTGTTTGACCAAAATGCCTACAG gaAACTGTGGGACTCCAAGTTAGCCGATCCGTCTTCCAG GCTGAGGACACAGATCAGTAAGAAGGCCTACTGGGTGGAGAAGGTGCAGTGTCAGGGAGTGGAGGCCTCTCTATCGCAGTGCCAGGCACAGCCATCACTCGCCAGGAGTGATATCCCGTGCCGTGGTGGCATGCACGCTGTGGTCCGCTGTGTCCCTGGATCCCAGTTTGCACGCTATGGTAGAGCACCTGCTCCACCTGCTGTGCCA GCAGTCGTGCGTCTGAAGGCCGGGCCCCGGGTCGGGGAGGGCCGTGTTGAGGTGCTGAAGGAGGGGAAATGGGGTACTGTATGTGACCACCTGTGGGGCATCACTGCAGCCAGTGTGGTCTGCAGAGAGCTGGGCTTTGGGACGGCCAAAGAGGCCCTCACCAGGGCTGAGCTCGGACAGG GTACTGGTCTAATCCACATGAACAGCGTGCAGTGTACAGGCAGGGAGAAGTCAATTACAGAGTGTACCTACAGACAGGTGCCGCTTTACACCTGCAAACACAGCCAGGACGTGGCGGTCCGCTGCAACGTCCCCAGCACTGGCTTGCAGACCACG GTGCGTCTGGCAGGAGGGCGAGAGCCAGCAGAGGGTCGTGTGGAGGTGCTGATGGAGGTTGGAGGGGTGAAGCGTTGGGGCTCCGTCTGTAGTGAGAACTGGGGCATCAACGAGGCCATGGTGGTCTGTCGACAGCTGGGCTTGGGCTTTGCCTCAAGAGCTCATCAG GAGACCTGGTACTGGCCTGGCTCTTCTGGTGCTGGTGAGGTGGTTCTGAGTGGAACTCACTGCGTCGGCACTGAGATGTCCATCCAGCAGTGTCGCAGAAACACAAATGTCTACTGTcccagaggaggagagggcaggGCTGCAGGCGTCACGTGTGTAGAAA CTGCTCCGGACCTTGTCGTGGATGCCCAGCTCGTCCAAGAGACGGCATACCTGGAGGACCGACCCCTCCACCTGCTGACATGCGCTAATGAGGAGAACTGCCTGTCCTCCTCTGCCGCCCGGATGAACTGGCCCTATGGACACCGCCGCCTGCTGCGCTTCTCCTCCCGCATCATGAACGTGGGCCGCGCCGACTTCCGACCCCGAGCCAGCAGAGAAAGCTGGACGTGGCACCAGTGTCACAG GCACTACCACAGCATTGAGGTGTTCACTCACTATGATCTACTGACCATCAATGGGACCAAGGTGGCTGAAGGTCACAAGGCCAGCTTCTGTCTGGAGGACACCTATTGCCCTGACG GTATCCATAAACGGTATGCCTGCTATAACATGGGAGAGCAAGGGATCTCAGTCGGCTGCTGGGACACCTACCGCCACGACATTGACTGCCAGTGGATCGACATCACAGACATACGACCCGGCGAATACATCTTCCAG gtGGAGGTCAACCCTTCCTTAGACATGGCTGAGTCTGATTTCCAGAACAACATTATGCGCTGCCGGTGCAAATACGATGGAGCCCGAGTTTACATGTTTGGATGCCATGCAG GTGATGCTTACAGTGCCGAGGTTGAGGACTTGTTTGACCACCAACGTCAGATCTCCAACAACTTCCTGTGA
- the LOC123970338 gene encoding lysyl oxidase homolog 4-like isoform X1, with product MLGLSSLSTLLLLLLSPPPLPAQEVLVRLAGAGRRGANEGRVEVFYNGAWGTVCDDEVDLNLANVVCRQLGFQRGFTWAHSAKFGEGQGLIWLDNVRCKGTELSIAECRSNGWGINDCTHAEDLGVICSPERRPGSPPVALEEAPSSSRRQPSQPRQRNPPPQSVSPSASSHISSSSARGHEIALHRNPTSSRRSSISPQENGHEIQILRRNRGPQVSSALPQGHQLPSHLANGASYRQRQETARASPQAVRRETDGQVDRQPQPQQWSDRHQQLSGNHVEPEPVYPDTGLETYTQGSVHLEEARLRPVLSSNHGGLVTEGVLEVKHAGKWRHVCNHGWDLSSSRVVCGMLGFPAAEVFDQNAYRKLWDSKLADPSSRLRTQISKKAYWVEKVQCQGVEASLSQCQAQPSLARSDIPCRGGMHAVVRCVPGSQFARYGRAPAPPAVPAVVRLKAGPRVGEGRVEVLKEGKWGTVCDHLWGITAASVVCRELGFGTAKEALTRAELGQGTGLIHMNSVQCTGREKSITECTYRQVPLYTCKHSQDVAVRCNVPSTGLQTTVRLAGGREPAEGRVEVLMEVGGVKRWGSVCSENWGINEAMVVCRQLGLGFASRAHQETWYWPGSSGAGEVVLSGTHCVGTEMSIQQCRRNTNVYCPRGGEGRAAGVTCVETAPDLVVDAQLVQETAYLEDRPLHLLTCANEENCLSSSAARMNWPYGHRRLLRFSSRIMNVGRADFRPRASRESWTWHQCHRHYHSIEVFTHYDLLTINGTKVAEGHKASFCLEDTYCPDGIHKRYACYNMGEQGISVGCWDTYRHDIDCQWIDITDIRPGEYIFQAGRQTGWKTTSHGNQPWLQPNDRLQLESEPKTVICISGPFSPCMEITVETDVMPCLNPQFIHHEPYRNAEDNNPVVSPTEYQLFPNCLK from the exons ATGCTGGGCCTTAGCTCCCTGTCCACActcctcctgcttctcctcTCCCCCCCGCCGCTGCCTGCCCAGGAGGTGCTTGTGCGTCTAGCAGGCGCAGGCCGGCGCGGTGCAAACGAGGGACGTGTGGAGGTGTTCTACAATGGCGCATGGGGCACAGTGTGTGATGACGAGGTGGATCTTAACCTGGCCAATGTGGTGTGTCGACAGCTTGGCTTCCAACGCGGCTTTACCTGGGCGCACAGTGCCAAGTTTGGCGAGGGACAAG GTTTGATCTGGTTGGACAATGTGCGCTGCAAGGGCACAGAGCTCTCTATTGCAGAATGTCGCTCCAATGGTTGGGGAATCAATGACTGCACCCATGCTGAGGACCTGGGGGTCATTTGCAGCCCAGAAAGGAGACCTGGCTCCCCCCCTGTCGCCTTGGAGGAGGCCCCTTCATCCTCCAGGCGCCAACCAAGCCAGCCAAGACAGAGAAACCCACCACCACAGTCTGTGTCCCCTTCAGCTTCGTCCCacatctcctcttcttctgcaagAGGCCATGAGATCGCCCTCCATCGCAACCCAACTTCTTCCCGACGCAGCAGCATCTCGCCGCAGGAAAATGGCCACGAGATCCAGATCTTGCGACGGAATCGAGGCCCGCAGGTTAGCTCAGCTCTGCCACAAGGGCATCAGCTGCCTTCACATCTGGCAAACGGAGCATcctacagacagagacaggagacAGCAAGGGCCAGTCCACAAGCAGTGAGacgagagacagacggacaggtagacaggcagcCCCAACCCCAGCAATGGAGTGACAGGCATCAGCAGCTCAGCGGAAACCATGTCGAACCAGAGCCTGTGTATCCAGACACGGGACTGGAGACTTACACACAG GGATCTGTTCATCTAGAGGAGGCTCGTCTAAGGCCTGTGCTGTCCAGCAACCATGGCGGTCTGGTGACAGAAGGAGTGCTGGAAGTGAAGCATGCTGGGAAGTGGCGTCATGTGTGTAACCATGGCTGGGACCTCAGCAGCAGCCGTGTCGTATGTGGCATGTTAGGATTCCCTGCTGCAGAAGTGTTTGACCAAAATGCCTACAG gaAACTGTGGGACTCCAAGTTAGCCGATCCGTCTTCCAG GCTGAGGACACAGATCAGTAAGAAGGCCTACTGGGTGGAGAAGGTGCAGTGTCAGGGAGTGGAGGCCTCTCTATCGCAGTGCCAGGCACAGCCATCACTCGCCAGGAGTGATATCCCGTGCCGTGGTGGCATGCACGCTGTGGTCCGCTGTGTCCCTGGATCCCAGTTTGCACGCTATGGTAGAGCACCTGCTCCACCTGCTGTGCCA GCAGTCGTGCGTCTGAAGGCCGGGCCCCGGGTCGGGGAGGGCCGTGTTGAGGTGCTGAAGGAGGGGAAATGGGGTACTGTATGTGACCACCTGTGGGGCATCACTGCAGCCAGTGTGGTCTGCAGAGAGCTGGGCTTTGGGACGGCCAAAGAGGCCCTCACCAGGGCTGAGCTCGGACAGG GTACTGGTCTAATCCACATGAACAGCGTGCAGTGTACAGGCAGGGAGAAGTCAATTACAGAGTGTACCTACAGACAGGTGCCGCTTTACACCTGCAAACACAGCCAGGACGTGGCGGTCCGCTGCAACGTCCCCAGCACTGGCTTGCAGACCACG GTGCGTCTGGCAGGAGGGCGAGAGCCAGCAGAGGGTCGTGTGGAGGTGCTGATGGAGGTTGGAGGGGTGAAGCGTTGGGGCTCCGTCTGTAGTGAGAACTGGGGCATCAACGAGGCCATGGTGGTCTGTCGACAGCTGGGCTTGGGCTTTGCCTCAAGAGCTCATCAG GAGACCTGGTACTGGCCTGGCTCTTCTGGTGCTGGTGAGGTGGTTCTGAGTGGAACTCACTGCGTCGGCACTGAGATGTCCATCCAGCAGTGTCGCAGAAACACAAATGTCTACTGTcccagaggaggagagggcaggGCTGCAGGCGTCACGTGTGTAGAAA CTGCTCCGGACCTTGTCGTGGATGCCCAGCTCGTCCAAGAGACGGCATACCTGGAGGACCGACCCCTCCACCTGCTGACATGCGCTAATGAGGAGAACTGCCTGTCCTCCTCTGCCGCCCGGATGAACTGGCCCTATGGACACCGCCGCCTGCTGCGCTTCTCCTCCCGCATCATGAACGTGGGCCGCGCCGACTTCCGACCCCGAGCCAGCAGAGAAAGCTGGACGTGGCACCAGTGTCACAG GCACTACCACAGCATTGAGGTGTTCACTCACTATGATCTACTGACCATCAATGGGACCAAGGTGGCTGAAGGTCACAAGGCCAGCTTCTGTCTGGAGGACACCTATTGCCCTGACG GTATCCATAAACGGTATGCCTGCTATAACATGGGAGAGCAAGGGATCTCAGTCGGCTGCTGGGACACCTACCGCCACGACATTGACTGCCAGTGGATCGACATCACAGACATACGACCCGGCGAATACATCTTCCAG gcaggcagacagacagggtggAAAACAACAAGCCATGGCAACCAACCATGGCTACAGCCTAATGACAGGCTGCAACTTGAATCCGAACCCAAAACTGTCATCTGCATCTCTGGTCCTTTTTCCCCCTGCATGGAGATAACAGTGGAAACTGATGTCATGCCGTGCTTGAACCCCCAATTTATACATCATGAGCCATATAGAAATGCAGAAGACAATAATCCTGTGGTTAGCCCCACGGAATACCAGTTGTTTCCTAACTGTCTGAAGTAA